The Neovison vison isolate M4711 chromosome 5, ASM_NN_V1, whole genome shotgun sequence genome includes a region encoding these proteins:
- the MED1 gene encoding mediator of RNA polymerase II transcription subunit 1 — translation MKAQGETEESEKLSKMSSLLERLHAKFNQNRPWSETIKLVRQVMEKRVVMSSGGHQHLVSCLETLQKALKVTSLPAMTDRLESIARQNGLGSHLSASGTECYITSDMFYVEVQLDPAGQLCDVKVAHHGENPVSCPELVQQLREKNFDEFSKHLKGLVNLYNLPGDNKLKTKMYLALQSLEQDLSKMAVMYWKATNAGPLDKILHGSVGYLTPRSGGHLMNLKYYASPSDLLDDKTTSPIILHENNVPRSLGMNASVTIEGTSAMYKLPIAPLIMGSHPVDNKWTPSFSSITSANSVDLPACFFLKFPQPIPVSRAFVQKLQNCTGIPLFETQPTYVPLYELITQFELSKDPDPIPLNHNMRFYAALPGQQHCYFLNKDAPLPDGRSLQGTLVSKITFQHPGRVPLILNLIRHQVAYNTLIGSCVKRTILKEDSPGLLQFEVCPLSESRFSISFQHPVNDSLVCVVMDVQDSTHVSCKLYKGLSDALICTDDFIAKVVQRCMSIPVTMRAIRRKAETIQADTPALSLIAETVEDMVKKNLPPASSPGYGMTTGNNPMSGTTTPTNTFPGGPITTLFNMSMSIKDRHESVGHGEDFSKVSQNPILTSLLQITGNGGSTIGSSPTPPHHTPPPVSSMAGNTKNHPMLMNLLKDNPAQDFSTLYGSSPLERQNSSSGSPRMEICPGSNKTKKKKSSRLPPDKPKHQTEDDFQRELFSMDVDSQNPIFDVNMTADTLDTPHITPAPSQCSTPPTTYPQPVPHPQPSIQRMVRLSSSDSIGPDVTDILSDIAEEASKLPSTSDDCPPIGTPVRDSSSSGHSQSALFDPDVFQTNNNENPYTDPADLIADAAGSPSSDSPTNHFFPDGVDFNPDLLNSQSQGGFGEEYFDESSQSGDNDDFKGFASQALNTLGVPMLGGDNGETKFKGNSQADTVDFSIISVAGKALGPADLMEHHSGSQSPLLTTGDLGKEKSQKRVKEGNGTSNSSLSGPGLDSKPGKRSRTPSNDGKSKDKPPKRKKADTEGKSPSHSSSNRPFTPPTSTGGSKSPGSSGRSQTPPGVATPPIPKITIQIPKGTVMVGKPSSHSQYTSSGSVSSSGSKSHHSHSSSSSSSSSASNSGKMKSSKSEGSSSSKLSSSVYSSQGSSGSSQSKNSSQSGGKPGSSPITKHGLSSGSSSTKMKPQGKPSSLMNPSLSKPNISPSHSRPPGGSDKLASPMKPVPGTPPSSKAKSPISSGSGGSHMSGTSSSTGMKSSSGLGSSGSLSQKTPPSSNSCTASSSSFSSSGSSMSSSQNQHGSSKGKSPSRNKKPSLTAVIDKLKHGVVTSGPGGEDPMDGQMGVSTNSSSHPMSSKHNMSGGEFQSKREKSDKEKSKVSTSGGSVDSSKKTSESKNVGSTGVAKIIISKHDGGSPSIKAKVTLQKPGESSGEGLRPQMTSSKNYGSPLISGSTPKHERGSPSHSKSPAYTPQNLDSESESGSSIAEKSYQNSPSSDDGIRPLPEYSTEKHKKHKKEKKKVKDKDRDRDRDKDRDKKKSHSIKPESWSKSPISSDQSLSMTSNTILSTDRPSRLSPDFMIGEEDDDLMDVALIGN, via the exons ATGAAGGCTCAGGGGGAAACCGAGG AGTCGGAGAAGCTGAGTAAGATGAGTTCTCTCTTGGAACGGCTCCATGCAAAATTTAACCAAAATAGACCTTGGAGTGAAACCATTAAGCTTGTGCGTCAAGTCATG GAGAAGAGGGTTGTGATGAGTTCTGGAGGGCACCAACATTTGGTCAGCTGTTTGGAGACTTTGCAGAAAGCTCTCAAAG TAACATCTTTACCAGCTATGACTGACCGCTTAGAGTCTATAGCAAGACAGAATGG ACTGGGCTCTCATCTCAGTGCCAGTGGCACTGAATGTTACATCACGTCAGATATGTTCTATGTGGAAGTGCAGTTAGATCCTGCAGGACAGCTTTGTGATGTAAAAGTGGCTCACCATGGGGAGAATCCTGTG AGCTGTCCAGAACTTGTACAGCAGCTAAG ggaaaaaaattttgatgaattttcCAAGCACCTTAAGGGTCTTGTTAATCTTTATAACCTTCCAGGGGAcaa CAAACTGAAGACTAAAATGTACCTGGCTCTCCAATCCTTAGAACAGGACCTATCTAAAATGGCAGTTATGTATTG GAAGGCAACCAATGCTGGTCCCTTGGATAAGATTCTTCATGGAAGTGTTGGCTATCTTACTCCAAGAAGTGGGG GTCATTTAATGAATTTGAAGTACTATGCCTCTCCTTCTGACCTGCTCGATGATAAGACTACATCTCCCATCATTTTGCATGAGAATAATG TTCCTCGCTCGTTGGGTATGAACGCATCAGTGACAATTGAGGGAACGTCTGCTATGTATAAACTCCCAATTGCACCATTAATTATGGGGTCACATCCAGTTGACAACAAGTG gaccccctccttctcctctatCACCAGTGCCAACAGTGTTGATCTTCCTGCCTGTTTCTTCTTGAAATTTCCCCAGCCAATTCCAGTATCTAGAGCATTTGTTCAGAAGCTTCAGAACTGCACAG GAATTCCATTGTTTGAAACTCAACCAACTTATGTACCCCTCTATGAACTAATCACTCAATTTGAGCTGTCAAAGGACCCGGACCCCATACCTTTGAATCACAACATGCGATTTTATGCT GCTCTTCCAGGTCAGCAGCACTGCTATTTCCTCAACAAGGATGCTCCTCTTCCAGATGGCAGAAGTCTACAGGGAACCCTAGTTAGCAAAATCACCTTTCAGCACCCTGGCCGAGTTCCTCTTATCCTAAATCTGATCAGACATCAAGTGGCCTATAACACCCTAATAGGAAGTTGTGTCAAAAGAACTATTCTGAAAGAAG ATTCTCCTGGCCTCCTCCAATTTGAAGTATGTCCTCTCTCAGAGTCCCGTTTCAGCATATCTTTTCAGCACCCTGTGAATGACTCCCTGGTGTGTG TGGTAATGGATGTGCAGGACTCAACACATGTGAGCTGTAAACTGTACAAGGGGCTGTCAGATGCACTCATCTGCACAGATGACTTCATTGCCAAAGTTGTTCAAAG ATGTATGTCCATCCCTGTGACGATGAGGGCTATTCGGAGGAAAGCTGAAACCATTCAGGCCGACACTCCAGCACTGTCACTCATTGCAGAGACAGTTGAAGACATGGTGAAAAAGAACCTGCCCCCGGCTAGCAGCCCAGGGTATGGCATGACCACAGGCAACAACCCAATGAGTGGTACCACTACACCAACCAACACCTTTCCGGGGGGTCCCATTACCACCTTGTTTAATATGAGCATGAGCATCAAAGATCGGCATGAGTCGGTGGGCCATGGGGAGGACTTCAGCAAGGTGTCTCAGAACCCAATTCTTACCAGTTTGTTGCAAATCACAGGGAACGGGGGGTCTACCATTGGCTCGAGTCCGACCCCTCCTCATCACACGCCGCCACCTGTCTCTTCGATGGCCGGCAACACCAAGAACCACCCGATGCTCATGAACCTTCTTAAAGATAACCCTGCCCAGGATTTCTCAACCCTTTATGGAAGCAGCCCTTTAGAAAGGCAGAACTCTTCTTCCGGCTCACCCCGGATGGAAATATGCCCGGGAAGCAAcaagacaaagaagaagaagtcatCAAGATTACCACCTGACAAACCCAAGCACCAGACTGAAGATGACTTTCAGAGGGAGCTATTTTCAATGGATGTTGACTCGCAGAACCCTATCTTTGATGTCAACATGACAGCAGATACGCTGGATACGCCACACATCACTCCAGCACCAAGCCAGTGTAGTACTCCCCCAACAACTTACCCACAACCAGTACCTCACCCCCAGCCCAGTATTCAAAGGATGGTCCGACTATCCAGTTCAGACAGCATTGGCCCAGATGTAACTGATATCCTTTCAGACATTGCAGAAGAAGCCTCTAAGCTTCCCAGCACTAGTGACGATTGCCCACCCATTGGTACCCCTGTGCGAGATTCTTCAAGCTCTGGGCATTCTCAGAGTGCCCTCTTTGACCCTGATGTCTTTCAAaccaataataatgaaaatcctTACACAGATCCAGCTGACCTAATTGCAGATGCTGCTGGAAGCCCTAGTAGTGACTCTCCTACcaatcatttttttcctgatggaGTAGATTTTAATCCTGATTTGTTGAACAGCCAGAGCCAAGGTGGTTTTGGAGAAGAATATTTTGATGAAAGCAGCCAAAGTGGAGATAACGATGATTTCAAAGGATTTGCATCTCAGGCACTAAATACTTTGGGGGTGCCAATGCTTGGAGGTGATAATGGGGAGACAAAGTTTAAAGGCAACAGCCAAGCTGACACAGTTGATTTCAGTATTATATCAGTGGCTGGTAAGGCTTTGGGTCCTGCAGATCTTATGGAGCATCACAGTGGTAGCCAGAGTCCTTTATTGACTACTGGGGACTTagggaaagaaaagagtcaaAAGCGAGTAAAGGAAGGGAACGGCACCAGTAATAGTAGTCTGTCAGGGCCAGGATTAGATAGCAAACCAGGAAAGCGCAGTCGGACCCCTTCTAATGATggcaaaagcaaagataaacctccaaagcggaagaaggcagacactgaaggaAAGTCTCCGTCTCACAGTTCTTCTAACCGACCTTTCACTCCACCTACCAGTACAGGCGGATCCAAGTCTCCAGGCAGTTCAGGAAGGTCACAGACTCCGCCAGGTGTTGCCACACCACCTATTCCCAAAATCACTATTCAGATTCCTAAAGGCACCGTGATGGTGGGCAAGCCCTCCTCCCACAGTCAGTATACCAGTAGTGGTTCTGTGTCTTCCTCAGGCAGTAAAAGCCACCATAgccattcttcctcctcctcttcctcatcttctGCTTCCAACTCAGGCAAGATGAAAAGTAGTAAATCAGAAGGTTCATCAAGTTCCAAGTTAAGCAGCAGTGTGTATTCTAGCCAAGGGTCTTCTGGATCTAGCCAGTCCAAAAATTCATCCCAGTCTGGGGGGAAGCCAGGCTCTTCTCCTATTACCAAGCATGGACTGAGCAGTGGCTCCAGCAGCACTAAGATGAAACCTCAAGGGAAGCCATCATCACTTATGAATCCTTCTTTAAGTAAACCAAACATATCCCCTTCTCATTCAAGGCCACCTGGAGGCTCTGATAAGCTTGCCTCTCCAATGAAGCCTGTTCCTGGGACTCCCCCATCCTCTAAAGCCAAGTCCCCCATCAGTTCAGGTTCTGGTGGTTCTCATATGTCTGGAACCAGTTCAAGCACTGGCATGAAGTCATCTTCAGGGTTAGGATCCTCAGGCTCATTGTCTCAGAAAACTCCCCCATCATCTAATTCTTGTACAgcatcttcctcttccttttcctcaagTGGTTCTTCCATGTCATCCTCTCAGAACCAACATGGGAGTTCCAAAGGGAAATCTCCCAGCAGAAATAAGAAGCCGTCCTTAACAGCTGTCATAGATAAACTGAAGCATGGGGTCGTCACCAGTGGCCCTGGAGGTGAAGACCCAATGGATGGCCAGATGGGGGTGAGCACAAATTCTTCTAGCCATCCAATGTCCTCCAAACATAACATGTCAGGAGGAGAGTTCCAGAGTAAGCGTGAgaaaagtgataaagaaaaatccAAGGTTTCCACCTCTGGGGGTTCAGTGGATTCATCTAAGAAGACCTCAGAGTCAAAAAATGTGGGGAGCACAGGTGTGGCAAAAATTATCATCAGCAAGCACGATGGGGGTTCTCCCAGTATTAAAGCCAAAGTGACTTTGCAGAAACCTGGGGAGAGTAGTGGAGAAGGGCTCAGGCCTCAGATGACCTCTTCCAAAAACTATGGCTCTCCACTCATCAGTGGTTCCACTCCAAAGCATGAGCGTGGCTCTCCTAGCCATAGTAAGTCACCAGCATATACCCCCCAGAATCTGGACAGTGAAAGTGAGTCAGGCTCCTCCATAGCAGAGAAATCTTATCAGAACAGTCCCAGCTCAGATGATGGTATCCGACCTCTTCCAGAATACAGCACAGAAAAGCATAAgaagcacaaaaaagaaaagaagaaagtaaaagacaAAGATCGGGACCGGGACCGGGACAAAGACCGGGACAAGAAAAAATCTCATAGCATCAAGCCAGAGAGTTGGTCTAAATCACCCATCTCTTCAGACCAGTCCTTGTCTATGACAAGCAACACAATTTTATCCACAGACAGGCCCTCAAGGCTCAGCCCTGACTTTATGATTGGGGAGGAAGATGATGATCTTATGGATGTGGCCCTGATTGGCAATTAG